The nucleotide sequence ACGTCCTCGGTCCGCACCTCGCGCCGTTCCTGCTCGCCCAGCCGGGTCAACGCCTCCAGCACGGTCGTGAACCGTGCCGCCGGCACGCGCAGGGTCAGCTCGGCCCGGGCATCCGCGGAGTCGCTGTTGCGCTGGTCGCCACCGACGAAGCCGCCGGCCGCCGTCACCGCCGTGCTCGCCTCGCGGGCCGCTCGCTCCACGTCGTCCACCCGTACCTGGAGCGTTCCGGTGTAGATGATCGCCCGCTGGTCGACCCGCAGGTCCGCGCCGCCCGCACCGGACTGCGCCTTCTGCGGCGCGTCCTGGTCCCGCGCCCCCGCGTCCCCGCCCGCGGCGTCCCCGCCCGCCACCGCCGGCGGCTGCGCGGCCGAGCCCGTGTTGTCGGTCCCCCCACCGTCCGAGCTGCACGCCCCGGCGGCCAGCACCACCAGCAGTCCGGCCGCCGCGAGCCCCCGGCGGCGACTGTCCCGTATCCTCATGTCCGCGCTCCGATCCTTCGACGGCCCCGCTGCGGGACCGATACGTCGGACGCGACGCGACACCGCGCCGGTTCCGGCAGACTGCGCTGAGGACGTCACGATTCGATAATCGAGGAGTCACGATGCAGCTCACCAAGTACGCCCACTCCTGCATGCGGCTGGAGCACGACGGAGGAGTGCTGGTCGTGGACCCCGGGGTCTTCAGTGATCCGGCGGCGCTGGACGGGGCGGACGCCGTGCTCATCACCCACGAGCACCCGGACCATGTGAACGTCGAGGCGCTGACCCGGGCGCTGTCCCGGCGGCCGGCCCGGGTCTACGGGCCGGGCTCGCTCGCCAAGGTCCTCGGCGACGCCGCCGAGGCGCTGACCGTGGTCACGCCCGGCGAATCGTTCACCGCGGCCGGGGTGGCGGTCCGCGCCTACGGCGGCCAGCACGCGGTCATCCACCCGGACATCCCCGTCGTCCCGAACCTGGGC is from Micromonospora terminaliae and encodes:
- a CDS encoding MBL fold metallo-hydrolase — encoded protein: MQLTKYAHSCMRLEHDGGVLVVDPGVFSDPAALDGADAVLITHEHPDHVNVEALTRALSRRPARVYGPGSLAKVLGDAAEALTVVTPGESFTAAGVAVRAYGGQHAVIHPDIPVVPNLGYLINDVVYHPGDALVVPDEVQVDTLFAPIHAPWSKFSEVVDFIRAVAPRRAFALHDALLNDNGFGVLDRQYTALSKTEYRRLEPGTRIDA